A window of the Haloarcula litorea genome harbors these coding sequences:
- a CDS encoding dTDP-4-dehydrorhamnose 3,5-epimerase family protein, with translation MIDGVEVRDLQVNADERGHLVEMFREDWDDYDPEPAMSYYSLSYPGVTRAWHRHTRGQIDHFVCPSGRIKVGIYDDREDSPTQGEVNSFVIGEHNQQAIRIPGACWHGFAVVGNEQAILINFPTNLYDYEDPDEERLPPDTDEIPMNWDEMPN, from the coding sequence ATGATAGACGGTGTGGAAGTCCGGGACCTCCAAGTGAACGCCGACGAGCGAGGCCACCTCGTCGAAATGTTTCGTGAGGACTGGGATGATTACGATCCAGAGCCGGCTATGTCATACTACTCACTCAGTTATCCGGGTGTGACTCGAGCGTGGCATCGTCACACGCGTGGACAGATCGATCACTTTGTTTGCCCGAGTGGACGTATCAAAGTCGGCATCTACGACGATCGCGAAGATTCCCCGACGCAGGGTGAAGTAAACTCGTTTGTTATCGGAGAGCACAATCAACAGGCAATTCGAATACCCGGGGCCTGTTGGCACGGTTTCGCCGTTGTCGGCAACGAACAGGCCATTCTCATAAACTTCCCGACGAACCTCTATGACTACGAAGACCCCGATGAAGAACGGCTTCCGCCGGATACAGACGAAATCCCTATGAACTGGGACGAGATGCCTAACTAA
- the rfbB gene encoding dTDP-glucose 4,6-dehydratase: MRLLVTGGAGFIGSNFIHHVLEETDHSVVTLDSLTYAGSRDNLEGVLDHPDHEFIQGDIRDRDLVSELVADIDGIVNFAAESHVDRAIDGAEPFVSTNIQGTQVLLDAALDADINRFLQISTDEVYGEISEGKFKESDPLAPRNPYAATKASADLLAQSYYTTHGLPVLITRTSNNYGPRQHSEKLIPKFIQRAAAGKSLPVYGDGSNVREWIYVEDNCRALETVLESGSVGEVYNIGSGEELTNLEVTKRILDAVGGSKDQIEFVEDRAGHDQRYAINASKTTALGWEPEWSFEDGLEATVEYYLNE, encoded by the coding sequence ATGCGGTTGTTAGTCACCGGGGGCGCTGGATTCATCGGCTCGAACTTCATCCATCACGTTTTGGAAGAGACCGACCACTCCGTCGTAACGCTGGATTCGCTCACGTACGCTGGGTCGAGAGATAATCTCGAAGGGGTACTTGATCATCCGGACCACGAGTTTATCCAAGGCGATATCCGGGATCGGGATCTGGTTTCGGAACTGGTCGCAGACATCGACGGCATCGTCAACTTCGCCGCTGAGTCCCACGTTGACCGGGCTATCGACGGTGCCGAACCGTTCGTCTCAACAAATATTCAGGGGACACAGGTGCTTCTCGATGCCGCGCTTGACGCCGACATCAACCGATTCCTCCAGATATCGACCGACGAGGTATACGGTGAAATTTCAGAGGGGAAATTTAAGGAATCTGATCCACTTGCTCCACGGAACCCCTACGCGGCGACGAAAGCCAGTGCCGACTTGCTCGCCCAGAGTTACTACACGACCCATGGTCTTCCAGTTCTCATCACTCGTACCTCAAACAACTATGGCCCGCGACAGCACAGTGAGAAGCTGATTCCTAAATTCATCCAACGTGCGGCCGCGGGGAAATCACTGCCCGTGTACGGGGACGGCTCGAACGTCCGGGAGTGGATATACGTGGAAGACAACTGTCGGGCGTTGGAGACTGTGCTCGAGTCCGGTTCGGTCGGTGAAGTGTACAACATCGGGAGCGGTGAAGAACTGACGAACCTAGAAGTAACAAAACGGATTCTTGACGCTGTCGGGGGGTCGAAAGACCAGATAGAGTTTGTCGAGGACCGGGCCGGGCATGACCAGCGATACGCCATTAACGCGTCGAAGACGACTGCGCTCGGCTGGGAGCCTGAGTGGTCCTTTGAGGACGGGCTCGAAGCGACTGTCGAATACTACCTAAATGAATAA
- the rfbD gene encoding dTDP-4-dehydrorhamnose reductase produces MRFLVLGANGLLGSNVLKECQFKEHDIVGTYHTSPPDIGVPCHELDIRDESGTATLLDEMAPDLVVNCAAMTDVDGCESDPEAAMAINGTAPGMVASACADRDIDFVHVSTDYVFEGVDGSPYREDAPPDPIQVYGESKLAGERAVREQHPDPIIVRLSFVYGVHGGNGALTGFPAWVRDRLDASEEVPLFTDQAVTPTRAGQAAATLLDLSQVIQTGTYHVACRSCVSPYEFGEQICELMGTSPALLNEGSMADVDRPAKRPKETCLSVETVESALGRPQPTLAEDLEQIAEAFQ; encoded by the coding sequence ATGCGATTCCTCGTATTGGGTGCTAACGGGCTGCTAGGAAGCAACGTCCTCAAAGAATGTCAATTCAAGGAACACGACATCGTTGGAACATACCACACTTCCCCACCCGATATCGGCGTGCCGTGTCACGAACTGGATATCAGAGACGAGAGCGGAACGGCTACGCTGCTTGATGAGATGGCACCCGACCTCGTCGTCAACTGCGCGGCGATGACGGACGTAGATGGTTGTGAATCGGATCCTGAAGCGGCGATGGCAATCAACGGGACAGCACCAGGGATGGTTGCGTCGGCCTGTGCCGACCGGGATATCGATTTCGTCCACGTCTCGACGGATTATGTGTTTGAGGGCGTCGACGGATCACCGTACCGGGAAGACGCGCCACCGGATCCTATACAGGTCTACGGTGAGAGCAAACTGGCTGGCGAGCGTGCAGTTCGAGAGCAGCATCCAGACCCGATTATCGTTCGGCTCTCGTTCGTCTACGGAGTTCACGGGGGCAACGGAGCACTCACTGGCTTTCCAGCCTGGGTCCGAGACAGACTCGACGCGAGCGAAGAAGTACCGCTGTTCACCGACCAGGCGGTAACTCCGACGCGAGCAGGCCAGGCCGCCGCGACGCTGCTTGACCTGAGCCAGGTCATTCAAACCGGGACTTACCACGTCGCCTGCCGGTCCTGTGTCTCGCCGTACGAGTTCGGGGAACAAATCTGTGAACTGATGGGCACTTCACCAGCGCTGCTCAACGAAGGAAGTATGGCCGACGTGGACCGCCCAGCGAAACGCCCGAAAGAGACGTGTCTCTCCGTCGAGACGGTTGAGTCAGCGCTGGGACGACCACAGCCCACGTTGGCAGAAGACCTTGAACAAATAGCCGAGGCGTTCCAGTAA
- a CDS encoding glycosyltransferase family 2 protein: MSGEIQPSAGVTEAGEMATNLPAVGLVATESNAEWIAAEVLRVHARGHRAIVTAERDADLRGLTFARLLDAEVVDPPADCAAAESARERLRAFARQSGYPGLVYHDGRADPVDLPASCAALESADEFAVDARLASPVEPEPTVLVGIPAYNEASTIGAVVEAAAEHADAVLVVDDGSDDDTVAVAEAAGATVYEHERNVGYGGALKSLFEQARRCGADHLAIVDGDGQHDPGDIPALVDRQRETDADLVIGCRFGETTETEMPRYRRLGLSCVNLLTNVSLGAIRPSTWIRDTQSGFRVYSRAAIESLAAADSLGENMDASTNILYHVRSNGYRIEEVPTTIDYDVEEHSSQSPIEHGLTLVGNIVRTVEREHPILTLGVPGLLCVLVGAVFGYLTVFNYVQSGSFPLGHSIVTVAFLLVGVFSAFTAIILHSLQLFRE, encoded by the coding sequence ATGTCGGGCGAGATCCAGCCGTCGGCCGGTGTGACCGAGGCCGGCGAGATGGCGACGAACCTGCCGGCGGTCGGACTCGTCGCGACCGAGTCGAACGCCGAGTGGATCGCCGCCGAGGTCCTGCGCGTCCACGCGCGCGGGCACCGGGCGATCGTCACCGCGGAACGCGACGCGGACCTCCGGGGGCTGACCTTCGCTCGACTGCTCGACGCCGAAGTGGTCGACCCGCCGGCGGACTGTGCAGCGGCCGAGAGCGCCCGCGAGCGGCTGCGGGCGTTCGCCCGCCAGTCCGGCTATCCGGGCCTGGTGTATCACGACGGGCGGGCGGACCCGGTCGACCTCCCCGCGAGCTGTGCGGCCCTCGAGAGCGCCGACGAGTTCGCGGTCGACGCCCGGCTCGCCTCTCCCGTCGAACCGGAGCCGACGGTGCTGGTGGGGATCCCCGCGTACAACGAGGCGTCGACGATCGGAGCGGTGGTCGAGGCGGCGGCCGAGCACGCCGACGCGGTCCTCGTCGTCGACGACGGCAGCGACGACGACACCGTCGCCGTCGCTGAGGCGGCCGGCGCGACCGTGTACGAACACGAGCGAAACGTCGGCTACGGCGGTGCGCTGAAGAGCCTCTTCGAGCAGGCCCGGCGGTGTGGCGCGGATCACCTGGCGATCGTCGACGGCGACGGCCAGCACGACCCCGGCGACATCCCGGCCCTCGTCGACCGGCAGCGGGAGACCGACGCGGACCTCGTCATCGGCTGTCGCTTCGGCGAGACGACCGAGACCGAGATGCCCCGCTACCGGCGGCTCGGGCTGTCCTGTGTCAACCTCTTGACGAACGTCAGTCTCGGCGCGATCAGGCCGTCGACCTGGATCCGGGACACTCAGAGCGGGTTCCGGGTGTACAGCCGGGCGGCCATCGAGTCCCTCGCCGCCGCCGACTCGCTCGGCGAGAACATGGACGCGAGCACGAACATCCTGTACCACGTCCGCTCGAACGGCTACCGGATCGAGGAGGTCCCCACCACCATCGACTACGACGTGGAGGAACACAGCAGTCAGAGCCCGATCGAACACGGGCTCACGCTCGTCGGGAACATCGTCCGGACCGTCGAGCGCGAACACCCCATCCTGACGCTCGGCGTGCCCGGTCTCCTCTGTGTCCTCGTCGGTGCCGTCTTCGGCTACCTGACGGTCTTCAACTACGTCCAGTCGGGGAGCTTCCCGCTGGGGCACTCGATCGTGACGGTCGCGTTCCTGCTCGTCGGCGTCTTCTCGGCGTTCACCGCGATCATCCTGCACTCGCTCCAGCTGTTCCGGGAGTGA
- a CDS encoding glucose-1-phosphate thymidylyltransferase has protein sequence MKGLILSGGTGSRLRPITHTGPKQLVPVANKPVIEYAVEDLKEAGITEIGVVLGHKGREEIQEHLGDGSKYGVDITYIIQGNPLGLAHAAGTARDFVGDDDFVMYLGDNILNQGISELVDSFETGDYGAGIALQRVDDPQAFGIADVDVDGNVTQLIEKPDDPPTDLALIGIYVFSPAIFNAIERLEPSWRGEVEITDAIQLLLNEGHNIDSHTVEGWWKDTGKPEDILHANRLVLQDFDASVDGTVEGGAEISGPVELAASATIEDGAVVRGPVSIDAEATIETGTYLGPYTSVGSSCRIAGVHIENTVVVGESEITCDEKIVDSLIGRATTIGGADELLPEGRRLVVGENSDLKF, from the coding sequence ATGAAAGGCCTCATCCTATCCGGAGGTACTGGGTCGCGGCTTCGGCCGATAACCCATACCGGACCAAAACAACTCGTTCCGGTTGCCAACAAGCCGGTAATTGAGTACGCCGTCGAAGACCTGAAAGAGGCTGGAATCACCGAAATCGGTGTCGTCCTCGGTCACAAGGGCCGTGAAGAAATTCAAGAGCACCTGGGTGACGGCTCAAAGTATGGCGTCGATATCACCTACATTATCCAGGGCAATCCGCTTGGACTGGCCCATGCCGCTGGGACCGCTCGGGATTTCGTCGGCGATGACGACTTCGTAATGTATCTCGGTGATAATATCCTCAATCAGGGCATCTCCGAGCTAGTCGATAGTTTCGAGACCGGTGACTACGGTGCCGGCATCGCGCTGCAGCGAGTCGACGACCCACAGGCTTTCGGTATCGCAGATGTGGACGTGGACGGAAACGTTACTCAGTTAATCGAGAAGCCTGATGATCCGCCGACGGACCTCGCGCTCATCGGCATCTATGTGTTTTCGCCGGCCATCTTCAACGCCATCGAGCGCCTCGAACCGTCCTGGCGTGGCGAGGTAGAGATCACTGACGCCATTCAACTGCTCCTCAACGAAGGCCACAATATCGACTCCCACACTGTCGAGGGGTGGTGGAAAGACACCGGCAAACCCGAAGACATCCTCCACGCGAACAGACTCGTCTTACAAGACTTTGACGCCTCGGTCGACGGTACGGTCGAAGGCGGCGCCGAGATATCCGGTCCAGTCGAACTCGCGGCGTCGGCAACCATCGAGGACGGTGCCGTCGTCAGGGGCCCCGTCTCTATCGACGCCGAGGCGACCATCGAAACCGGCACCTATCTTGGGCCGTACACATCGGTCGGGTCGTCCTGTCGAATCGCCGGCGTACACATCGAGAACACCGTCGTCGTGGGCGAATCGGAGATAACCTGCGACGAGAAAATCGTCGACAGCCTCATCGGCCGGGCGACGACCATTGGGGGCGCGGACGAACTCCTCCCCGAAGGTCGACGGCTCGTCGTCGGCGAGAACTCCGATCTTAAATTCTGA
- the wecB gene encoding non-hydrolyzing UDP-N-acetylglucosamine 2-epimerase: MTATAAFVLGTRPEIIKLAPVITACDRRGVPTHVIHTGQHYSESLDEVFFEQLDLDPPDVNLGVGSGSHGRQTGEMLIGIEEQLLSVEPDVLFVQGDTNSTLAGAIAGSKLDVEVAHVEAGLRSFDREMPEERNRVLVDHAAEHLHAPTEETATRLCHEGLPDDRITVTGNTVVDAVRLSDERAAATSTVLSEFGLTAGEFGLLTAHRAENVDGRDRFADVLRGVAAAAEELGIEVVYPVHPRAADRLAEFDLAVPEAITTVEPLDFFDFLRLESTAALVFTDSGGVQEETCILGTPCVTLRYGTERPETAFVGANCVAGCRPREIRAGARRMYGKAGDWDSPFGDGDAAERILDCVGLDGEPAGPDRRERTVEPGE, encoded by the coding sequence GTGACGGCGACCGCCGCCTTCGTCCTCGGGACGCGTCCGGAGATCATCAAGCTCGCGCCGGTCATCACCGCCTGTGACCGGCGCGGAGTCCCGACCCACGTGATCCACACCGGCCAGCACTACTCGGAGTCCCTCGACGAGGTCTTCTTCGAGCAGCTCGACCTCGATCCGCCCGACGTGAACCTCGGGGTCGGCTCCGGGTCGCACGGCCGCCAGACCGGCGAGATGCTGATCGGCATCGAGGAGCAGCTGCTGTCGGTCGAGCCCGACGTGCTGTTCGTCCAGGGCGACACGAACTCGACGCTGGCCGGGGCCATCGCGGGGAGCAAGCTCGACGTCGAGGTCGCCCACGTCGAGGCCGGGCTGCGGAGCTTCGACCGCGAGATGCCCGAGGAGCGCAACCGCGTCCTCGTCGATCACGCGGCCGAGCACCTCCACGCGCCGACCGAGGAGACGGCGACGCGACTGTGCCACGAGGGGCTCCCCGACGACCGCATCACCGTGACCGGCAACACCGTCGTCGACGCCGTCCGGCTGTCCGACGAGCGGGCGGCGGCGACGAGCACCGTCCTCTCGGAGTTCGGTCTGACGGCCGGCGAGTTCGGCCTGCTGACCGCTCACCGGGCCGAGAACGTCGACGGCCGCGACCGCTTCGCCGACGTGCTCCGCGGCGTGGCCGCCGCCGCGGAGGAACTGGGCATCGAGGTGGTCTACCCCGTCCACCCCCGGGCGGCCGACCGGCTGGCCGAGTTCGACCTCGCGGTGCCCGAGGCCATCACGACCGTCGAACCGCTGGACTTCTTCGACTTCCTGCGCCTGGAGAGCACCGCCGCGCTCGTGTTCACCGACTCCGGCGGCGTCCAGGAGGAGACCTGCATCCTCGGGACGCCCTGCGTGACGCTGCGGTACGGCACCGAGCGCCCGGAGACGGCGTTCGTCGGGGCCAACTGCGTTGCTGGCTGTCGCCCCCGGGAGATCCGCGCCGGTGCGCGCCGGATGTACGGGAAGGCCGGCGACTGGGACTCGCCGTTCGGCGACGGGGACGCGGCCGAGCGGATCCTCGACTGCGTCGGCCTCGACGGTGAGCCGGCGGGACCCGACAGGCGGGAGCGGACGGTCGAGCCCGGGGAGTAG
- a CDS encoding glycosyltransferase family 39 protein yields the protein MAEPLRTRLSAGLLSIVDREAAGWDRRRVGYAAVLGLIVLLGLYLRLRRLGAAPLWIDEAYTGWAARNYLNGLGFSDPIGPSSPYRRAWLTTSLPIAKSFEYLGVSEFTARLPSVVYSTLSIGVGYLLGRRYHTLLGYLLAAFLAFDPVILVWSREARMYAPLLFFYLSSVYVLVVWVSEADLRFTSVYPYLLVGLVVLGYETQRSYLALGASTLAFFLLVLGSRLRRRDEREVARLDTETKRLLILATGALLAAGAYVAVRGIPGVLLAPIPETWPDRGPLYYGKVVVVHYPVLGALSWPGMAYLWRRYEDGPLLVLAFLLPLGVATITPRKAPRYIYHLYPLLALFGLTVIVLGLERGWRAVTADGSPSTADSAIRSASLLFVVLLVASPVAAYGVTTSLYDPPTHPERSDWEKASEWVRERADEDDIIVSTRPELSMWYYGETDYFFRQHGVSSAEFQNGRYIHTRTGAVYLNETSDVRQLLSGSQDVWLFAGKKYYQRFTSPDARQLVQSEFQKHENPLWVNMEVYHYDVTNKKA from the coding sequence ATGGCCGAGCCGTTGCGGACTCGTCTGTCTGCCGGCCTCCTCTCGATCGTCGACCGCGAGGCGGCGGGCTGGGACCGTCGGAGGGTCGGGTACGCGGCGGTGCTCGGGCTCATCGTCCTGCTCGGGCTCTACCTCCGACTCAGACGGCTGGGCGCGGCCCCGCTCTGGATCGACGAGGCCTACACCGGCTGGGCCGCGCGGAACTATCTGAACGGGCTCGGGTTCTCCGACCCGATCGGTCCCTCCTCGCCGTATCGTCGCGCCTGGCTGACGACCTCGCTCCCGATCGCGAAGTCGTTCGAGTATCTGGGCGTCTCCGAGTTCACCGCCCGACTGCCGAGCGTCGTCTACAGCACGCTCTCGATCGGCGTCGGATATCTCCTCGGCCGCCGGTACCACACCCTGCTCGGGTACCTGCTGGCCGCGTTCCTCGCGTTCGACCCCGTCATCCTCGTCTGGTCGCGCGAGGCCCGGATGTACGCCCCGCTGCTGTTCTTCTATCTGAGCTCGGTGTACGTGCTGGTGGTGTGGGTCTCCGAGGCGGACCTGCGGTTCACCAGCGTCTATCCGTATCTGCTGGTCGGGCTCGTCGTGCTCGGGTACGAGACGCAGCGGAGCTACCTCGCACTCGGTGCGAGCACGCTGGCGTTCTTTCTGTTGGTGCTCGGGTCACGGCTCCGTCGTCGTGACGAACGCGAGGTAGCACGGCTCGACACAGAGACCAAGCGCCTCCTCATACTCGCAACCGGGGCGCTACTCGCTGCCGGTGCGTACGTCGCCGTCAGAGGCATCCCTGGCGTCTTACTCGCACCCATCCCCGAGACGTGGCCGGACCGCGGACCGCTGTACTACGGGAAGGTGGTCGTCGTCCACTATCCCGTTCTCGGCGCCCTCTCGTGGCCGGGGATGGCGTACCTGTGGCGACGATACGAGGACGGGCCGCTGCTGGTGCTGGCGTTTCTGCTCCCGCTCGGTGTCGCGACGATCACACCGCGGAAAGCACCACGGTATATATACCATCTCTACCCGCTGCTCGCGCTGTTCGGCCTGACTGTCATCGTCCTCGGTCTCGAACGCGGCTGGCGGGCCGTGACGGCAGACGGGTCGCCGTCGACCGCCGACTCGGCCATCCGCTCTGCATCGCTGCTCTTCGTCGTTCTCCTCGTCGCCTCTCCCGTCGCCGCCTATGGTGTCACGACGTCCCTGTACGACCCGCCGACCCACCCAGAGCGCTCGGACTGGGAGAAGGCCAGCGAGTGGGTCCGTGAGCGGGCAGACGAAGACGACATCATCGTCTCGACGCGGCCGGAGCTCTCGATGTGGTACTACGGTGAGACGGACTACTTTTTCAGGCAGCACGGGGTCAGCTCCGCCGAGTTTCAGAACGGGCGGTACATTCATACTCGCACTGGAGCCGTATACCTCAACGAAACGTCAGACGTACGACAGTTACTCAGCGGTAGTCAAGACGTGTGGCTGTTCGCCGGGAAGAAGTATTATCAGCGTTTCACCAGTCCGGACGCACGCCAACTTGTGCAGTCAGAGTTTCAGAAGCACGAGAATCCTTTATGGGTTAATATGGAAGTGTACCACTACGACGTGACGAACAAGAAGGCTTGA
- a CDS encoding polysaccharide biosynthesis C-terminal domain-containing protein, giving the protein MSDSERDVTTGFLSILSGEFGALLVGLVITPVLVRELGSAQYGAYAFVISVLSVLLVVINGGISDGIRKFIAEKRDREWQVSVLGFYTRIALLAGVGLGVVLGVAVWSGLVARLLGGRFEPYVLSLAVLLVARQLFLTARSALMGLGLESQSEPLAVVQRILFGVVGLALVSLGYGVVGALAGHIVATLVVGVVAFALVTRRLEIGVSQVGQPGDVPRRELLSFNVLSVVLTLLMTSLYHVDILLLQPLAGSQVTGYYRAALLIAEFVWFVPFALQMVLLHSTAELWADDRTDEISRLAARATRYTVALALLVTLGIASLVDAFVPLYFGSEFAVASDVVLLLLPGAFGFAVARPIFAIGQGKGDLRTLIVATGAAALLNLVLNLLLIPPYGMTGAAVATSVAYGSMLVLHVLSARRIGFDPLGDLRLGAVTVAGLVTAGAVFGSAAVLASPLLSLLVVPPVGALVFSSVAVRAGVVTGSELEPTLRRVPEPLSSYLARGIDAIEAG; this is encoded by the coding sequence ATGAGTGATTCCGAGCGGGACGTCACGACGGGCTTCCTTTCGATTCTCTCCGGAGAGTTCGGTGCGCTTCTCGTCGGACTCGTCATCACCCCCGTTCTGGTCCGGGAACTGGGGAGCGCACAGTACGGTGCGTATGCCTTCGTCATCTCCGTGCTGTCCGTCCTGCTCGTCGTCATAAACGGTGGCATATCCGATGGCATCCGCAAGTTCATCGCCGAGAAGCGGGACCGCGAGTGGCAGGTGAGCGTTCTCGGGTTCTACACTCGCATCGCGCTGCTCGCCGGAGTGGGCCTCGGAGTGGTTCTCGGGGTCGCAGTGTGGAGCGGCCTCGTCGCGCGGCTCCTCGGCGGCCGATTCGAGCCGTACGTTCTCTCGCTCGCCGTCCTCCTCGTGGCACGCCAACTGTTTCTCACCGCTCGTAGCGCGCTGATGGGGCTCGGCCTCGAATCGCAGAGCGAGCCCCTGGCAGTCGTCCAACGGATCCTGTTCGGGGTGGTGGGACTCGCCCTAGTCTCGCTCGGCTACGGTGTCGTCGGCGCACTCGCCGGACACATCGTCGCGACACTCGTCGTCGGAGTCGTCGCGTTCGCACTGGTCACGAGACGGCTCGAGATCGGCGTCTCGCAGGTCGGGCAACCCGGGGACGTCCCGCGGCGGGAGCTGCTCTCGTTCAACGTGCTGAGCGTGGTTCTGACGCTGCTCATGACCTCGCTCTACCACGTGGATATCCTGCTCCTCCAGCCGCTCGCCGGGAGCCAGGTCACCGGGTACTACCGGGCTGCACTGCTCATCGCGGAGTTCGTCTGGTTCGTCCCGTTCGCGCTGCAGATGGTACTGCTGCACTCGACCGCCGAACTGTGGGCGGACGATCGAACCGACGAGATTTCACGGCTCGCCGCACGCGCGACGCGGTACACGGTCGCGCTCGCGCTGCTCGTCACACTCGGGATCGCCAGCCTCGTCGACGCCTTCGTCCCGCTGTACTTCGGGTCGGAGTTCGCCGTCGCGAGCGACGTGGTCCTCCTGCTGTTGCCGGGTGCCTTCGGGTTCGCGGTCGCCCGTCCGATCTTCGCGATCGGACAGGGGAAAGGCGACCTCCGCACTCTCATCGTCGCGACGGGGGCGGCTGCGCTGCTCAATCTCGTGCTGAACCTGCTGCTGATTCCGCCCTACGGTATGACCGGCGCAGCCGTGGCAACGAGTGTCGCCTACGGTTCGATGCTCGTGTTGCACGTCCTGAGCGCGCGTCGTATCGGGTTCGATCCACTCGGGGACCTTCGACTCGGTGCGGTGACCGTCGCGGGACTCGTGACCGCAGGGGCCGTGTTCGGGTCGGCGGCCGTCCTTGCCTCGCCCCTGCTGTCGTTGCTCGTCGTCCCGCCCGTCGGCGCTCTCGTGTTCTCGTCCGTCGCCGTCCGCGCGGGCGTCGTGACCGGGTCGGAACTCGAGCCGACCCTCCGTCGGGTCCCCGAACCGCTCTCGTCGTACCTGGCACGCGGGATCGACGCGATCGAGGCGGGGTAG
- a CDS encoding ArnT family glycosyltransferase, with product MDSEYINDIDELVEEKPEIKDDLESILKIDKKENDWDFDDVNVDSGHFGEIVSRGIVAKNDGGYEVVHQELLYDYLNNNIGDHNNNTTSEQIQNIKEHIKLPEISIISLVLTGFFLRFQKLNDAPFWIDESFSVSVARGFAKYNEFVLLGSQNPYARAPFNTIIVYTSISVFGTGEFAARLPSVIFGTLTIIIIYLIGKRIDSVATGLIAASFYSIAYFEIAWARQARMYALFQFLFALTIFVFLLYLHSESDRNNMVYLAIGAIVVLLMSQTHKAWIIIMPILVFSSALSIVPKNEKLIYIRWVFFSFTLFYAFILVVVQNPIFPQSIYGIVGIDSSKIGYVNEVPMFFVTHYPVTSIFCVFGLFSSVYLKRRIRSTVLISFWLSLGMLSYFIYSIQPFFWPRYIHFMTPLFFLNASIGLKDSFQFITKNYHLSDSVIPDRDSLELRVIISLTFIAILVLVLPGYGIAIESPSSIHEPQPDYRQAADYLENNGYSKTDTVISTRPNLLYIYGIDVDYVMSPHRDESQDYYTNASTIRSRNEVESIVEQNQHGWIIINTYRDIPGELWIKENLELVNTIEPYPPFDSRNYQLSSAPDTNEEIVYIYRWG from the coding sequence ATGGATTCTGAGTACATAAATGACATAGACGAATTAGTTGAAGAAAAGCCAGAAATAAAAGATGATTTAGAATCAATACTCAAAATAGATAAAAAAGAAAATGATTGGGATTTTGATGATGTTAATGTAGACTCCGGGCATTTCGGCGAAATTGTTTCAAGAGGAATAGTCGCTAAAAACGACGGTGGGTATGAAGTAGTACACCAGGAATTATTATACGATTATCTTAATAACAATATTGGAGATCACAATAACAATACAACATCTGAGCAGATCCAAAATATAAAGGAACACATCAAATTACCAGAAATAAGTATTATTTCCCTTGTTCTCACAGGATTCTTTCTTCGGTTTCAAAAATTGAATGATGCACCGTTCTGGATAGATGAGAGCTTCAGTGTGAGCGTTGCAAGGGGATTTGCAAAATATAACGAATTTGTCCTACTCGGTTCTCAAAACCCATATGCACGTGCACCATTTAACACAATAATTGTATATACATCAATCTCAGTATTTGGAACAGGAGAGTTTGCAGCACGCTTGCCGAGTGTTATATTTGGAACACTCACTATCATTATAATATATTTAATTGGAAAGAGAATAGATTCAGTGGCTACTGGACTGATAGCTGCATCATTTTATTCTATTGCATATTTCGAGATTGCTTGGGCGAGACAAGCACGAATGTATGCACTGTTTCAATTTCTGTTCGCACTCACAATATTCGTGTTTTTGTTGTATTTACATTCTGAATCTGACAGAAATAATATGGTTTACTTAGCAATAGGTGCGATCGTCGTTCTCTTAATGTCACAAACTCATAAAGCATGGATAATTATTATGCCTATTCTGGTGTTCAGTTCAGCGTTATCTATCGTGCCAAAAAATGAAAAGCTCATTTATATACGGTGGGTCTTTTTCAGCTTTACTCTATTTTATGCATTTATATTGGTTGTAGTACAAAACCCTATATTTCCACAATCGATCTACGGTATCGTCGGAATCGATTCATCAAAGATTGGGTATGTAAATGAGGTTCCAATGTTTTTCGTTACGCATTATCCGGTAACTTCCATATTTTGTGTATTTGGCTTGTTCTCCTCCGTCTATTTGAAACGCAGAATTCGTTCAACAGTCCTTATTAGCTTCTGGTTAAGTCTTGGAATGCTTAGCTACTTTATATATTCAATCCAGCCATTCTTCTGGCCACGATATATACATTTTATGACGCCGCTGTTCTTTTTAAATGCCTCGATAGGCCTCAAAGATTCGTTTCAATTCATTACAAAAAATTATCACCTGTCCGACAGTGTTATTCCTGATCGAGATAGCCTTGAATTACGTGTAATCATATCGCTTACGTTCATCGCTATATTGGTATTAGTACTACCCGGATATGGCATAGCAATCGAATCTCCATCCAGTATTCATGAACCTCAGCCGGATTACCGGCAGGCAGCTGATTATTTAGAGAATAATGGATATAGTAAAACTGATACGGTTATATCCACCCGGCCTAATTTATTGTATATTTATGGTATCGATGTAGATTATGTTATGTCTCCCCATCGGGATGAAAGTCAAGACTACTACACTAATGCGTCAACAATAAGAAGTAGAAATGAAGTAGAATCTATTGTTGAACAAAACCAACACGGGTGGATAATTATAAACACGTATCGAGATATCCCTGGCGAACTTTGGATCAAAGAAAATCTTGAATTGGTAAACACGATTGAGCCATACCCTCCTTTTGATTCAAGAAATTATCAGCTATCTTCTGCTCCAGATACAAATGAAGAAATAGTGTACATATACCGATGGGGTTAA